One Bacillota bacterium genomic region harbors:
- a CDS encoding Rne/Rng family ribonuclease: protein MSKEIVVNVRPGETRAAVIENGHLVEIQIERQAHQRYVGNIYKGRVENVLPGMQAAFVDVGLERNAFLYVEDALKAREGQFDDIDVEDVKTLSIKDLLKEGQQIIVQVTKEPIGTKGARVVTQVTLPGRNIVLMPTVDYVGVSRRISNDEERGRLKKIAMRAKPRGCGVIVRTAAEGKDEKEIVQEIGFLVKLWRRIKTKARRTSAPALLHRDYDLIYRIMRDLLTEDVDEFIVDDAHEFEKARDLVNIMSPQLKGKLKYYAEEEPIFDHYGVEEEIEKALRRRVWLSCGGYLVFDHTEALTSIDVNTGRFIGTTNLQDTVLRTNLEAAAEIAHQLRLRNVGGIIVIDFIDMDSEEARQQVIKRLEEELRKDKTRASVLGFTHLGLLEMTRKKTRPGLEETLSRPCPYCDGRGRVLSEETLALRAEKDIRRIAARQTEEAMLVSLHPSVAALLIGQGGSNLSRVEQETGKVIYVKGNPSLHLEDMEVVATGTREEVEKRALPVSVGDVLEVEVQEPHASNPSNGITRIDGYIVDIDGGGKLVGKRVKVEIAKVFRTYARARPRDASEGGPGGGLDRPMVTAGAAEGGV, encoded by the coding sequence ATGTCCAAGGAGATAGTCGTGAATGTGCGGCCTGGCGAGACCCGGGCCGCTGTGATAGAAAACGGGCACTTGGTGGAGATTCAGATTGAGAGGCAGGCCCACCAAAGGTACGTGGGGAACATATACAAGGGTCGTGTGGAGAACGTGCTCCCTGGAATGCAGGCGGCCTTCGTCGACGTCGGACTGGAGCGCAACGCGTTTCTCTACGTGGAGGACGCTCTCAAGGCGCGTGAGGGTCAATTCGATGACATAGACGTGGAGGATGTCAAGACTCTATCCATCAAGGACCTCCTCAAGGAAGGGCAGCAGATAATAGTCCAGGTGACGAAGGAGCCCATTGGAACGAAGGGGGCGCGGGTAGTGACCCAGGTCACGCTGCCCGGAAGGAACATCGTCCTCATGCCCACAGTGGACTATGTGGGGGTGAGCAGGCGGATCTCCAACGATGAGGAACGCGGGCGTTTGAAGAAGATCGCGATGAGGGCCAAACCCAGGGGTTGCGGGGTGATCGTGCGGACCGCTGCGGAGGGGAAAGACGAAAAGGAGATCGTCCAAGAGATCGGATTCCTGGTGAAACTCTGGCGTCGCATCAAGACGAAGGCACGCCGCACCTCAGCTCCCGCACTGCTGCATCGGGACTACGATCTCATCTACCGGATAATGAGAGATCTCCTGACGGAGGACGTGGACGAGTTCATCGTGGACGACGCTCACGAGTTCGAGAAGGCCAGGGACCTAGTGAACATCATGTCTCCGCAGCTGAAAGGGAAACTCAAGTACTACGCCGAGGAGGAGCCCATCTTCGACCACTACGGCGTGGAGGAGGAGATAGAGAAAGCGCTGCGCCGCAGAGTGTGGCTTTCGTGCGGCGGGTACCTGGTATTCGACCACACTGAGGCTCTCACGAGCATTGACGTCAACACCGGCAGGTTCATAGGCACGACGAACCTGCAAGACACGGTGCTCAGGACGAACCTGGAGGCTGCGGCGGAGATCGCTCATCAGTTGAGATTGCGCAACGTTGGAGGCATCATCGTAATAGACTTCATCGACATGGACTCAGAAGAAGCCCGCCAGCAGGTGATAAAGAGGCTCGAGGAGGAGCTGCGGAAAGACAAGACGCGTGCCAGCGTGCTCGGATTCACCCACCTCGGCCTTCTCGAGATGACCCGCAAGAAGACCCGCCCCGGCTTGGAGGAGACGCTGTCACGACCGTGCCCATACTGCGATGGGCGAGGGCGTGTCCTGTCCGAGGAGACGCTTGCCCTCCGGGCAGAGAAGGACATTAGGAGAATCGCCGCCCGTCAGACTGAGGAGGCGATGCTCGTGTCGCTGCACCCCAGCGTGGCAGCGCTTCTCATAGGTCAGGGAGGTAGCAATCTGTCCAGAGTCGAACAGGAGACGGGCAAGGTGATCTACGTCAAGGGGAACCCCTCGCTCCACCTAGAGGACATGGAGGTGGTCGCCACCGGGACTCGCGAGGAGGTTGAGAAGAGGGCTCTTCCGGTAAGCGTTGGGGACGTCCTGGAGGTGGAAGTCCAGGAGCCGCACGCCTCCAACCCGAGCAACGGGATAACGCGCATCGACGGCTACATCGTTGACATAGATGGCGGCGGAAAGCTCGTGGGCAAGAGGGTCAAGGTGGAGATCGCAAAGGTGTTCAGAACGTATGCTCGGGCGAGACCCCGCGACGCATCAGAGGGCGGTCCCGGAGGAGGGCTGGACCGCCCCATGGTCACCGCAGGGGCGGCCGAGGGCGGCGTTTGA
- a CDS encoding TIGR03936 family radical SAM-associated protein, which translates to MENGTIPPRGASRVVCRLKLSKTGPARFMSHLDFMRAVERAVRRAGLPVALTQGFHPHPRMSFAPALPVGIESECELVDVELSGCPDPSEAGARVRDALPSCLALVACALVPQGGPSLSMLIQAVSYEVDFEREDAGAWGGHIEAAVEGILRARAVPVFRATPKGTKEVDLRPLIYDLKFFRGDVTDRVCILVGEGPDRHVRPGDIVREIQRRAASGRAVRPARIVRKEFFMRRDGALCPVL; encoded by the coding sequence GTGGAGAACGGCACGATTCCCCCTCGGGGTGCATCGCGGGTCGTTTGCAGGCTCAAGCTATCAAAGACTGGGCCGGCACGGTTCATGTCGCACCTGGATTTCATGCGAGCCGTGGAAAGGGCGGTTCGGCGGGCGGGACTTCCCGTGGCCCTGACGCAGGGCTTTCACCCTCACCCGAGGATGTCCTTCGCGCCCGCGCTGCCTGTGGGGATCGAAAGCGAGTGCGAGCTGGTGGACGTGGAACTCAGCGGCTGCCCCGACCCCAGTGAGGCGGGCGCAAGAGTGCGCGACGCTCTGCCCAGCTGTCTAGCGCTAGTGGCTTGCGCGCTTGTGCCGCAGGGAGGGCCCTCACTGAGCATGTTGATCCAGGCAGTGTCCTACGAAGTGGACTTTGAGCGCGAAGACGCCGGAGCGTGGGGAGGCCATATCGAGGCTGCGGTCGAGGGGATCCTTCGGGCGCGCGCGGTTCCCGTGTTCCGTGCGACGCCCAAAGGCACCAAGGAGGTCGATCTGAGACCTCTCATCTACGACCTCAAGTTCTTTCGGGGAGACGTGACCGATAGGGTGTGCATCCTGGTTGGTGAGGGACCAGATCGGCACGTGAGACCCGGGGATATCGTTCGGGAGATCCAGCGTCGGGCGGCAAGCGGCAGGGCCGTCCGTCCCGCGAGGATCGTGCGCAAGGAGTTTTTCATGAGGAGGGACGGGGCTCTCTGCCCCGTTCTCTAG
- a CDS encoding TIGR03960 family B12-binding radical SAM protein, with the protein MQIDSRLLDELLEKVERPARYVDGEWNAVHKSLDEVEVTVLLAFPDTYEVGMSHLGLKILYYLLNQREDVACERTFMPWVDMHSAMKERGIPLYSLESRLPACEFDILGFSLQYELSYTNVLAMLDLAGIPARSSARREDDPIVIAGGPCAYNPEPIAPFLDAVLLGEGEEAVGEIVDVYKEAKREGLPRREVLEALARVPGVYVPSLYEVEYGKDGKLSRILPTSSAAAYPVEKRVVRDLDAVPFPDKFVVPFAEIIHDRIMLEIFRGCTHGCRFCQAGMVYRPVRERDLDDLCDLAGRLVTSTGYEEMSLMSLSSADYSRIRELVSSLLERYSGSGVAVSLPSLRVDSFSVDLAKEVEKGRRTGLTFAPEAGTQRLRDVINKGVNRDDLLEAVRAAFAAGWQGVKLYFMIGLPTETEDDLAGIVDLAREALACGKEQTLRAGSKRPPQVTVSVSSFVPKAHTPFQWHPQAPVEDLVAKQDYLKRHLRGKGLKLMWHDVKASFLEAVFSRGDRRLAAAVEEAAALGCRFDAWHEELRFEEWQKAFVRARVRPEFYANEHWGYDDVLPWEHLSAGVSKEYLAAESARAAQGVTTPDCRLGKCVKCGVCPQLGVAPHILARPVEGVS; encoded by the coding sequence ATGCAGATAGATTCGCGCTTGCTCGATGAGCTCCTTGAGAAAGTGGAGAGACCTGCCCGCTACGTTGACGGCGAATGGAACGCCGTGCACAAGAGCCTCGATGAGGTGGAGGTCACGGTCCTCCTGGCTTTCCCAGACACCTATGAGGTGGGGATGTCTCATCTGGGACTGAAAATCCTGTATTACTTGCTCAATCAACGAGAAGACGTGGCGTGCGAGCGCACCTTCATGCCGTGGGTGGACATGCACTCAGCGATGAAGGAAAGGGGAATCCCGTTGTACTCCCTCGAGTCGCGCCTTCCCGCTTGCGAGTTCGACATCCTCGGGTTCAGCCTGCAGTATGAGCTGTCTTACACGAACGTCCTCGCCATGCTGGACCTGGCCGGTATTCCCGCACGCTCCAGCGCAAGGCGCGAAGACGACCCGATCGTCATCGCGGGAGGACCCTGCGCGTACAACCCTGAGCCCATCGCGCCTTTCCTCGATGCCGTGCTCCTTGGCGAGGGGGAGGAGGCGGTGGGAGAGATAGTCGACGTGTACAAGGAGGCGAAGCGCGAGGGTCTCCCCAGACGGGAGGTGCTCGAGGCCTTGGCGCGCGTTCCGGGCGTATACGTGCCGTCCCTATATGAGGTGGAGTACGGGAAGGATGGCAAGCTCTCCAGAATCCTTCCAACGAGCTCGGCTGCGGCGTACCCCGTGGAAAAGAGGGTGGTCAGAGACCTTGACGCCGTCCCGTTCCCAGACAAATTCGTGGTGCCGTTCGCCGAGATCATCCACGACCGGATCATGCTCGAGATCTTCCGCGGGTGTACCCATGGCTGCAGGTTTTGCCAGGCGGGCATGGTCTACCGGCCAGTGAGGGAGAGAGACCTCGACGACCTGTGCGACCTCGCGGGACGCCTCGTGACGAGCACAGGGTACGAGGAAATGTCCCTGATGTCCCTTTCGAGCGCCGATTACTCGCGCATCAGAGAGCTTGTGTCGAGTCTCCTCGAGCGGTACTCCGGATCGGGCGTGGCGGTTTCCCTTCCGTCGCTTCGAGTGGACTCGTTTTCCGTGGATCTAGCGAAGGAGGTGGAGAAAGGCAGAAGAACCGGTCTGACTTTCGCTCCGGAGGCGGGGACGCAAAGGCTCAGAGACGTGATAAACAAGGGAGTGAACAGGGATGACCTGCTGGAGGCGGTCAGGGCGGCCTTTGCCGCAGGTTGGCAGGGTGTCAAGCTGTACTTCATGATTGGCTTGCCAACAGAAACCGAGGATGACCTGGCAGGCATAGTGGACCTCGCCAGAGAGGCCTTGGCTTGCGGCAAGGAGCAGACGCTCCGCGCGGGCTCGAAGCGGCCACCCCAGGTCACCGTGAGCGTCTCTTCCTTCGTTCCGAAGGCCCATACGCCGTTTCAGTGGCACCCCCAAGCCCCCGTGGAGGATCTCGTCGCAAAACAGGATTACCTCAAACGCCACTTACGCGGGAAGGGCCTCAAGTTGATGTGGCACGACGTGAAAGCGAGCTTCCTCGAGGCAGTCTTTTCGAGGGGGGATCGTCGTCTCGCGGCTGCCGTCGAAGAGGCGGCCGCTCTTGGGTGCAGGTTCGACGCATGGCACGAAGAGCTGCGTTTCGAGGAATGGCAGAAGGCATTTGTCAGAGCGCGCGTGCGGCCGGAGTTCTACGCCAATGAGCACTGGGGTTACGATGACGTGCTCCCATGGGAGCATCTGAGCGCCGGGGTGTCCAAGGAGTACCTGGCGGCTGAGTCCGCGAGGGCCGCTCAGGGCGTGACGACCCCCGATTGCCGCCTGGGGAAATGCGTGAAATGCGGCGTCTGTCCACAGCTTGGGGTTGCGCCGCACATACTCGCACGACCTGTTGAGGGGGTATCGTAG
- a CDS encoding M50 family metallopeptidase, with protein MIGVRVFGVEVGVNPFFLLLLFVYASVGLFRETVLVFWVVLLHELAHVAVASCLGVRATRVELLPFGGSVSFSESLLASPVREALIAASGPVHNFAFALFVVVMERCGYVSGNLSEFLVETNVAMGVFNLLPAIPLDGGRLLRAALAPTLGPVRASLLAAGLGRLIGAGVLVIGGALAYLGHCNILVPVLGGFLVFAASREAYMASWARIKDILRKRDRFLAQGAMAVNVLAAHEAAPLGGVARRFVPGKLNLVAVFDDELAMRGLVSEVDVLEAMTKHGPDAPIGTLAP; from the coding sequence GTGATAGGCGTGCGCGTTTTCGGAGTGGAAGTCGGGGTCAACCCGTTCTTCCTCCTTCTCCTCTTCGTGTACGCCTCGGTCGGACTGTTCCGCGAAACCGTCCTCGTGTTCTGGGTCGTGCTCCTTCACGAACTTGCTCACGTCGCCGTTGCCTCATGTCTTGGCGTCCGAGCCACGCGCGTCGAGCTCCTTCCTTTCGGGGGCTCCGTGTCCTTCTCCGAAAGCCTCCTGGCGAGCCCTGTTCGAGAGGCTCTCATCGCCGCATCGGGACCCGTCCACAACTTCGCCTTCGCCCTCTTCGTGGTCGTGATGGAGCGCTGCGGGTACGTTTCAGGCAACCTTTCAGAGTTCCTGGTGGAGACGAACGTAGCCATGGGCGTGTTCAACCTGCTTCCCGCCATTCCGCTGGATGGCGGTCGCCTGCTTAGGGCGGCTCTCGCACCCACCTTGGGACCGGTGCGAGCTTCCCTGCTCGCAGCCGGACTCGGCCGCCTCATCGGAGCGGGAGTGTTGGTGATCGGTGGAGCGCTCGCGTACCTCGGGCACTGCAACATCCTCGTGCCCGTGCTCGGCGGATTCCTCGTGTTCGCTGCATCACGGGAGGCTTACATGGCGTCTTGGGCACGTATCAAGGACATCCTGAGGAAAAGGGATCGATTCCTCGCCCAGGGTGCCATGGCAGTAAACGTCCTGGCGGCGCATGAGGCGGCACCCCTGGGCGGCGTAGCAAGGCGGTTCGTTCCTGGCAAGCTCAACCTTGTGGCGGTGTTCGATGACGAACTAGCGATGAGAGGCCTCGTTTCCGAGGTCGACGTGCTGGAGGCCATGACCAAACACGGTCCAGACGCGCCCATAGGCACACTCGCGCCTTGA
- a CDS encoding M23 family metallopeptidase, which yields MRTKLARDAAISFLVFGFVLAVSRSNLPVGRGVRSCVQALLTEDTSLLELTGKIRDATRSLLGWNPWTKEAADRENSEASAGGGGARSDRLPGGGPGDASTAPDTSEVVARSLARLTEVGATLDAAAVSSESASPDQPQLAMSRGPSGGRALPASVTRLVPEAGAVGESAGDDRVDGVPKEGAAIEATGKQESHTTVRSAPSSSPTPPTSANDLRKLSAPVSGRVTYGFGYRIHPIYRRRLFHEGIDVAAPAGATVRAAASGRVIRAGPCGTYGNIVELDHGGRLTTLYAHCSRILVRPGDKVRTGQKIAEVGSTGLSTGPHLHFEVSLNGKATDPFAYLEGGRRDRL from the coding sequence ATGCGGACCAAGCTGGCTCGCGACGCCGCGATATCGTTCCTGGTTTTCGGTTTCGTGCTCGCGGTCAGCAGGAGCAACCTCCCGGTCGGGAGGGGGGTTAGGTCCTGCGTTCAGGCGCTTCTCACGGAAGATACGAGTCTCTTGGAGCTGACAGGGAAGATTCGCGACGCGACTCGAAGCCTGCTGGGCTGGAATCCGTGGACGAAAGAGGCTGCCGATAGGGAGAACAGCGAGGCAAGCGCCGGGGGAGGGGGGGCGCGTTCAGACAGGCTGCCGGGCGGGGGGCCGGGTGACGCGTCTACCGCACCTGACACCTCGGAGGTCGTCGCTCGCTCTCTGGCGCGTCTTACAGAAGTGGGCGCGACGCTAGACGCCGCAGCCGTGTCAAGCGAAAGCGCCAGCCCGGACCAGCCACAGCTCGCGATGAGCCGCGGCCCGAGCGGAGGGCGCGCCCTTCCCGCAAGCGTGACGCGGCTTGTCCCCGAAGCTGGCGCGGTGGGTGAGAGCGCAGGAGACGACCGCGTAGACGGGGTGCCGAAGGAAGGCGCAGCCATCGAGGCCACCGGGAAGCAAGAATCCCACACCACTGTTCGCTCCGCGCCCTCCTCCAGCCCAACACCTCCGACTTCCGCCAATGACCTTCGAAAGCTGTCTGCCCCAGTCAGCGGTCGCGTGACGTACGGCTTTGGGTACAGGATTCACCCCATCTATAGGCGACGTCTCTTCCACGAGGGCATAGACGTTGCGGCCCCCGCGGGCGCTACGGTCCGAGCGGCGGCGTCCGGGAGAGTCATTCGCGCGGGTCCCTGCGGAACGTACGGCAACATCGTCGAGTTGGATCACGGGGGGCGGCTGACCACGCTGTACGCTCACTGCTCGAGGATCCTCGTGAGACCTGGAGACAAGGTGCGCACGGGGCAGAAGATCGCGGAGGTGGGCAGCACCGGCCTTTCCACCGGTCCGCACCTTCATTTCGAGGTCTCGCTGAACGGGAAGGCAACGGATCCCTTCGCGTACCTCGAAGGAGGCAGGCGCGACAGATTGTGA
- the rodA gene encoding rod shape-determining protein RodA has translation MPVFLDRRLLRNLDYSLILAVLTLCVIGFAIVFSATRGGIGPGSPQDPLYFVKRQVAAFGLGTLACVAVLTTDYRLAGRAHRALYAANVGLLSLVLVMGHRISGAQSWFRIGPVALQPSELAKVALILTLARHLCEAHDLATNRGVALALLHAAVPAGLVLLQNDLGTALVFCGITFAMLYVAGAPTRTLLAVAGAGALASPVVFFFLLKDYQRARLLAFLNPYADPTGTGYNVIQSTIAIGSGRFFGKGLFRGTQAHLNFLPAHHTDFIFSVIGEEFGFIGAVVVLALFGFVLWRCLHAAALAKDAFGRLVATGVAAMILFHVLVNVGMTMSLMPVTGIPLPFLSYGGSSLMANLIAIGFVLDVYMRRQKILF, from the coding sequence GTGCCCGTGTTTCTCGACCGGCGTCTTCTCCGAAACCTCGACTACTCGCTGATCCTCGCGGTGCTGACACTCTGCGTGATAGGCTTCGCGATCGTCTTCAGCGCGACGCGTGGGGGAATTGGTCCTGGGTCTCCCCAGGATCCGCTGTACTTCGTCAAGAGGCAGGTGGCCGCGTTCGGTCTCGGCACATTGGCCTGTGTGGCGGTGCTCACCACCGACTATAGACTCGCCGGCAGAGCCCACAGAGCGCTGTATGCAGCCAATGTGGGACTGCTCTCGCTGGTGTTGGTGATGGGGCACAGGATCTCGGGCGCACAGAGCTGGTTCAGGATCGGCCCTGTGGCGCTTCAACCGTCGGAGTTGGCTAAGGTGGCGCTGATACTCACGCTAGCGCGTCATCTGTGCGAGGCGCATGACCTTGCCACCAATCGTGGGGTCGCGCTCGCGTTGCTCCACGCGGCGGTCCCCGCCGGGTTGGTTCTGCTTCAAAACGACCTCGGGACAGCCCTCGTGTTCTGCGGGATAACGTTTGCCATGCTGTACGTAGCAGGGGCGCCTACGAGGACTCTTCTCGCTGTGGCGGGCGCGGGGGCTCTCGCCTCGCCCGTGGTGTTCTTTTTCCTGCTGAAAGACTATCAGCGTGCCAGGCTTCTCGCCTTCCTCAACCCGTACGCTGACCCAACGGGCACGGGATACAACGTCATTCAGTCCACGATCGCCATCGGGTCGGGAAGGTTCTTCGGCAAGGGTCTCTTCAGAGGCACGCAGGCCCACCTCAACTTCCTCCCCGCCCACCATACGGACTTCATCTTCTCTGTAATCGGGGAAGAGTTCGGCTTCATCGGGGCAGTCGTCGTGCTAGCGCTGTTCGGCTTCGTCCTGTGGAGGTGTCTGCACGCCGCGGCCTTGGCGAAGGACGCCTTCGGGCGTCTCGTAGCCACGGGCGTGGCCGCGATGATCCTCTTTCACGTCCTGGTCAACGTGGGGATGACGATGAGCCTCATGCCCGTGACAGGCATTCCCCTGCCCTTCCTCAGCTACGGAGGGAGTTCTCTCATGGCGAACCTCATCGCCATCGGATTCGTCCTCGACGTATACATGAGGAGGCAGAAGATCCTCTTTTAG
- the minE gene encoding cell division topological specificity factor MinE has product MFDFMSRILGGKSRPGGLGSKSLAKERLKVTLACDRVGVSPQVFEGLRVDLARAVSKYVEIDEAGMSLRFDSTDRRLALVASMPVIGMRRGSEACRRGKARR; this is encoded by the coding sequence GTGTTCGACTTCATGTCACGGATTCTGGGCGGCAAGTCCAGGCCGGGCGGGCTGGGGAGCAAGAGCCTTGCCAAGGAGCGACTCAAGGTCACGCTGGCGTGCGATCGGGTCGGGGTCTCCCCACAGGTGTTCGAGGGTCTCCGTGTGGACCTGGCGAGAGCTGTATCGAAGTACGTAGAGATCGACGAGGCAGGCATGAGTCTCAGGTTCGACTCGACCGATAGGAGGCTTGCGCTGGTAGCTAGCATGCCTGTGATCGGAATGAGACGGGGGAGCGAGGCCTGCCGCCGAGGCAAGGCCAGAAGGTGA
- the minD gene encoding septum site-determining protein MinD — translation MEGRVIVVTSGKGGVGKTTAVANIGCGLASRGKKVALVDADIGLRNLDIVLGLENRIVYDIVHVIEGKCRLRQALIRDKRLQTLFLMPAAQSKDKEAVQPEQMKQLSRTLAGEFDYVVVDCPAGIERGFKNAIAGADEAVIVTTPEVSAVRDADRIVGLLEAQGMSRPRLVVNRLRPQMVKRGDMLDVGDVLDILAIDLLGVVPDDESVITSTNRGEPVVLDGSSRAGEAFRRIAARIDGEDAPFMSLEAEGFWSRLKRLVGARR, via the coding sequence ATGGAAGGAAGGGTCATAGTGGTCACCTCTGGTAAGGGAGGGGTGGGCAAGACCACCGCAGTCGCCAACATCGGCTGCGGGCTCGCCTCTAGAGGAAAGAAGGTGGCCCTGGTCGATGCCGACATCGGACTGCGCAATCTTGACATCGTGCTTGGTTTGGAGAACAGGATCGTGTACGACATCGTCCACGTGATAGAGGGCAAGTGCCGGCTGAGACAGGCCCTCATACGAGACAAGCGGTTACAGACGTTGTTCCTGATGCCGGCGGCACAGTCGAAGGACAAGGAGGCCGTCCAGCCGGAGCAAATGAAGCAGCTTTCGAGGACCCTGGCGGGCGAATTCGACTACGTCGTGGTGGACTGCCCCGCCGGAATTGAGCGCGGGTTCAAGAACGCAATAGCCGGGGCGGATGAAGCCGTCATCGTGACCACGCCCGAGGTATCCGCGGTTCGGGACGCCGACCGCATTGTCGGCCTGCTCGAGGCCCAGGGCATGAGCAGACCAAGGCTCGTGGTCAACAGGCTCCGGCCACAAATGGTGAAACGCGGCGACATGCTCGATGTCGGCGACGTACTGGACATCCTCGCCATTGACCTTCTGGGCGTAGTTCCCGATGATGAGTCGGTGATTACCTCCACCAACAGGGGCGAGCCCGTTGTGCTGGACGGGTCTTCCAGGGCGGGAGAGGCCTTCAGACGGATAGCCGCTCGGATCGATGGGGAAGACGCTCCATTCATGTCATTGGAAGCCGAAGGATTCTGGTCGAGACTGAAGAGGCTTGTCGGTGCGCGAAGGTGA
- the minC gene encoding septum site-determining protein MinC translates to MKTEDVVFKGTKRGLCIILPHDEDFARLKGKLADKLEKTSGFFAGATRAVLDIGELALSEDDVRELVNIVESFGMSVSRVAGGIGLATVAEPPGPRSSPPVSSTPGVVQHRAQEPERLFDRACAGEPQPAPAAREETLLLRGTLRSGQRATFSGNVVVLGDVNPGAEVVAGGDIVVMGALRGVAHAGSPDNRRAMVVALRFMPTQLRIADAIARPPDGESKAPRTPEMARVRGDQIVIEAYSARKAEVEEEPAWKEGS, encoded by the coding sequence ATGAAGACGGAGGACGTCGTATTCAAAGGGACGAAACGGGGACTGTGCATAATCTTGCCCCATGATGAGGACTTCGCGCGGCTCAAGGGGAAGCTGGCGGACAAGCTGGAGAAGACTTCTGGGTTCTTCGCCGGGGCGACTCGGGCGGTGCTCGACATCGGCGAGCTTGCACTCTCGGAGGACGATGTCCGCGAGTTAGTGAACATAGTGGAGTCGTTCGGTATGTCGGTCTCGCGAGTTGCAGGTGGGATCGGCCTTGCGACCGTGGCCGAGCCGCCGGGCCCGCGCTCGTCCCCGCCGGTGTCATCCACTCCAGGGGTTGTCCAACACCGCGCTCAGGAACCTGAGAGGCTGTTCGACCGCGCGTGCGCCGGTGAACCGCAGCCTGCACCGGCGGCGCGCGAAGAGACCCTGCTCTTGCGGGGGACTCTCCGGTCAGGCCAGCGTGCCACGTTCAGTGGGAACGTCGTGGTGCTCGGGGACGTGAACCCCGGCGCGGAGGTCGTGGCTGGCGGAGACATCGTCGTCATGGGTGCCTTGCGAGGGGTCGCTCATGCGGGGTCGCCCGATAACCGCAGGGCGATGGTGGTGGCACTAAGATTCATGCCCACGCAGCTCCGGATAGCCGACGCGATAGCCAGGCCCCCGGACGGCGAGAGCAAGGCCCCACGCACGCCGGAGATGGCACGGGTGAGGGGCGATCAGATAGTGATCGAGGCCTACTCCGCGAGGAAGGCCGAGGTGGAGGAGGAGCCTGCATGGAAGGAAGGGTCATAG